The DNA sequence TGAATATTTCAGGAAGCTCTAATAGTCCTTTTTTACGAATTAGGGTTCCAAAGTAAAGTAATGTTTGTTTAGTAGACTGCCTTTGCATTGGCATAAATTGAGTAGCATCGATACCATTGGGAATCACCGTGAAACTTCTATTAAGTCCTAACAATTTGTTTGTTAAATTACCCGTAAACGCACTCACGCTAATAACACCATCAGCTTTTTTAAGCGCTCGTCTTTCTAAATACTTATTTTTATATTTTACCTTTCTTTTATCTAAATAACAAAAATATGTATCACTTCCATTTTCACGAATTACTAACGGACATTTAATGTTTACGAATGCTGTAAAACCAGTCCAATCTGGTGCTTCTACAATATCTATTTTCCCAGAATCATATAACGAATCAATTAAGCGTTGCACTTTCTTTTGAGTAAAAATTAATGACAGACCCTTAACTTTAATATTCTTTATTTTATAAAAGTGAATATTATTTTCAATAAAATAGTCGTCTTTATCTTGTCCATAAACTAAAACACTAATGGTATGTCCTAAATTAGATAATGCCTTTGCTAAACTTAAAATACTTGTTCCAATGCCTCCTGAGCTTCCTGTTTTAGGATGAGGATATTCGGGTGTTAGAAAAGCTATTTTCATTTTAATAATTCTATATGTTTTTGTACCATCATTTCAATTGAAAACCTATTTTCAATCAACTTCCTAGTATTTATGGTTATTCCTTTTTCTCCTCTTATTATTGAACTTAATAAAGCTGCTAATACTTTAAAATTTTTTGTTTCAAATATAAACCCATTTTCATTATTAGAAATCACCTCCAAATTGCCCCCAACAGGCGTTGTTATTACAGGTATATTTGCTGATAAACTCTCCAAAACAGATAAGCTAAAACACTCCATGTGAGTTGGCTGAATGAGATAATCATAATTTTGATACAACTCATTTACATTTGATTGACTACCTTTAAAATTTAAATTAGCCTCCAACTTGTAAGCTGAAACTAATTCAGATAATCTATTCTTATAAGGTCCATCACCATACACATCAATCTTTAAATCAGCTTTCAAATCTTCTGAAAGCAAGTTAACTGCTTCAATTAAATCTTGAATTCCTTTTGAAAACCGCAAGTGTGATACTACTAAAAACTTTGGTTTCAATTTACTTCTTTCCGTTGTTTTAGAAATGATAGAATTCATCAACACACCGTTGTATATAGTTTGCGTTTTTGATTTTAGAAAACTTCCAAAATCATTTAAAATAGCATGACTGGTGTAAATTGAAACACCAACAAATAAATCAATATACTTTGAATACAAGATGCCCTTTAGGCGTTTTTTAAACCGTTTCTTTAAAGGATAGCCATTTAACGGTCTCGGATTGTGATCCACTCCAATTATTTTAGCGGTTTGATGTTTTTTAACTTCTGAAAAAAACGACGTACATAACTCCAAAAAATGTGTAACAATATGTGAATACTGAACTTGATTTTTTTTTATGTAACTGATAAAGGTTGTTTCTAAAGTTTTATTTTCCGATGGAAAAATATTGAAAACTTTATAATTACCATGTAAAGCCTTATTAGGAAAAAACCAATCAATTTTTATTTGATTTTCTATACATTTCTCATTAAAAGCCCAAAAAAAATAATCCATTCCACCAACCCTGCTTTCCAGAAGTTCATAGTTACAAATAATGGCAATACGTTTTGGTTTTACATCCATGCTTTTAAACTCTCCACTAATTTTTCACTTGTTTTTATCAAGGATACGCCTACCTGTTGATTAATAAATTTTTTACGATTTTTACTATCTAAATCATTATCTAAATAACTGTGAATGGCTTCCAGTAAATCTACTTTTTTACTAACCACTTTTGTTGCTTTACTATTAATCAAATGTTTAATATGAACATAGCCTAAAAATCGCTGATCGTTATACAAACCATTAATATCATTTCCAAAAACAGGATTTATAACAGGTTTATCAAACAGCATAAAATCTAAACTCATGGTTGAAAGCATATTGATATTCAAATCAGAATACTCTAGCAAACCACGTAATTGTTTTACATCATCCAAGGTAGGAATGCGTTGCGACCACGATTCTTGATGATTGGCACGTACTTGTTTCCATTTTGGAAAGTTCCACCTTATAAATGAATATTTTTCAACTAATAATTTAAATCGAACAGGGTCTTCTGCTGGGGATGTTCTAACCACAAAATTCACAGGTTCTATCGCATTATTTTGAATTGCTTCAGCAATGGTTTCAATATATAATTCATCATTTTTACTGGTTGCAATATCGCCACAACTAAAACAAATGGTTTTTAAATTAGGATTTAAATTAAATTCTGAAATAAAATCTTGTTTCAATATTTTATATGCAGGCATAACATAAGGTACAAATTGTGGCGTACCAACTACTTTTATTTGAGTTTCCGTAATGGAAGAATAAAATTGTAATAAATCTTGTTTCATTAAATGGCTCCATACCAAATAATAATCAAAATTTGAAGCCATCCTTCCTTTTGAGGCCAAATTATCCCAGCTAAAAATAAAAGCTGCTGTTTTTACATGCTGCTTTTGCGCAGCATAGGCTAAAGGTGCAATATACGGTGGACGTTGATGTGTAAAAAACAATAAACTGAAGTGTTCTTTATTTAAAATATTAGCATACTCATTGGTTATTTTATGATTAGCAAATGTCTTATTTTGAAATTTTTGAAATTTTTGAATATAGAACTCTGAATGACATAACGCTGTTAGTTTATAAATAAATCGAGTTGCATAGCCTCTTGTTGTTTTAAGTTTGGAATCATTCGTTTTTAAATTATCTTGAATACCTAAATTTCCTTGTTGGTGTAACTTTAAATGTGCTATTTCCTTAGCTTTTCTAAAGAACCACGTTTTAAAAGTTTCTTCAAAAACATTCAACTCAATTACTCGTATATTAGTATGTGTTTTATAAATCCCTTTTGGTAAACAAGATAAAATAACAACTTCATCAAAAGTCATTTCAGCTTTATTTAAAAAATCACTTAAAATAAAGTTTCTAAAACCTACACCGTCAGTAATAACTAATCCTAATTTTTTCATTACAATTCCCTAAATTGTTTTTGATGATTTGTTTTCCATAATGACTTTAATTGTAGTGTTTTCAAAAACTCTTGAGCACTATTTCCATTTCCAAAATCTGGTTTTTCATTCAAATAAGCTTCTTTTTTAATTTGATTGATACTTTTCAAAATATTAAAAGTACTATAATCAGAATTAATTATAGAATTTGAAAACACTCTATTGTGTTGCCGTGTTCCAATATTAATTGTTGGAATACCATAATAAGGTGCTTCACGTACGCCAGCGCTACTATTTCCTATAATAAATTCGGAATGCTTTAATAAACTCAAAAAATATTCAAACCTAATTGATGGAAAAATTCTAAAATTTGGATGCTCCAAAAGGTTTTGATAAGCATCTAAAATAGCCTGACTTCCCAAATCATTATTAGGATAAACAACCACATAATTTTTATTACTTTGTATTAAAGCTTCAACAAAATTTTCAATATACTGCTTCAATTGATAATGCTCTGTTGTTACCGGATGAAACATAGCAATAGCATAGGTTTCAAATGAAATATCATAATATGATTTTGCAATTTCTAACTCGGGTAAAGCATTGGAAAACATAATATCAACATCGGGAGAACCTATACTAAAAATAGACTCTGGCAATTCACCCATTTGCTCTAATCTTGATTTGGCTTTTTCATTAGCTACAAAATGAATATGACTCATTTTACTGGTAG is a window from the Pseudalgibacter alginicilyticus genome containing:
- a CDS encoding glycosyltransferase family 4 protein, which codes for MKIAFLTPEYPHPKTGSSGGIGTSILSLAKALSNLGHTISVLVYGQDKDDYFIENNIHFYKIKNIKVKGLSLIFTQKKVQRLIDSLYDSGKIDIVEAPDWTGFTAFVNIKCPLVIRENGSDTYFCYLDKRKVKYKNKYLERRALKKADGVISVSAFTGNLTNKLLGLNRSFTVIPNGIDATQFMPMQRQSTKQTLLYFGTLIRKKGLLELPEIFNLVHDLNKEVELILVGKDSGDIKTGSDSTWKLMQPMFNTSAIKKVNYLGIVAYSKIQDLIKEATVCVFPTFAEALPVSWLEAMAMEKAFVASNIGWANEMIDDGVDGFLVHPTDHKLYAERILELLKDPIRQKQFGKAAREKVMVQFSHDLIAKQSVEFYETLIQ
- a CDS encoding glycosyltransferase family 4 protein — encoded protein: MDVKPKRIAIICNYELLESRVGGMDYFFWAFNEKCIENQIKIDWFFPNKALHGNYKVFNIFPSENKTLETTFISYIKKNQVQYSHIVTHFLELCTSFFSEVKKHQTAKIIGVDHNPRPLNGYPLKKRFKKRLKGILYSKYIDLFVGVSIYTSHAILNDFGSFLKSKTQTIYNGVLMNSIISKTTERSKLKPKFLVVSHLRFSKGIQDLIEAVNLLSEDLKADLKIDVYGDGPYKNRLSELVSAYKLEANLNFKGSQSNVNELYQNYDYLIQPTHMECFSLSVLESLSANIPVITTPVGGNLEVISNNENGFIFETKNFKVLAALLSSIIRGEKGITINTRKLIENRFSIEMMVQKHIELLK
- the neuC gene encoding UDP-N-acetylglucosamine 2-epimerase, encoding MPKKIAFLTGTRADFGKMKPLIQILETHKAFEAYIFVTGMHLLETYGYTLIEVERCGFKHISTFRNDTHEASMDLTLAKTITGFSEFVKNTQPDLIVIHGDRVEALAGAIVGSLNNILVAHVEGGELSGTIDELMRHATSKMSHIHFVANEKAKSRLEQMGELPESIFSIGSPDVDIMFSNALPELEIAKSYYDISFETYAIAMFHPVTTEHYQLKQYIENFVEALIQSNKNYVVVYPNNDLGSQAILDAYQNLLEHPNFRIFPSIRFEYFLSLLKHSEFIIGNSSAGVREAPYYGIPTINIGTRQHNRVFSNSIINSDYSTFNILKSINQIKKEAYLNEKPDFGNGNSAQEFLKTLQLKSLWKTNHQKQFREL